In a genomic window of Sinorhizobium meliloti:
- the pcaG gene encoding protocatechuate 3,4-dioxygenase subunit alpha, giving the protein MVQDPGTFKETASQTAGPYVHIGLTPNFCGIGGVYDGDLGASMVNDKTLGQRITVTGRVIDGAGMPLRDALLEIWQADAAGLYNSPSELRGMADPNFTGWGRSPTSDEDGVFTFETVKPGRVPFHDGRLMAPHVSFWIVARGINIGLHTRMYFPDEAAANAEDPLLARIEQRHRAKTLVAAGQAPNYVFDIHLQGEKETVFLDI; this is encoded by the coding sequence ATGGTTCAGGATCCAGGCACCTTCAAGGAAACGGCGTCGCAGACGGCTGGCCCCTATGTCCATATCGGCCTGACGCCGAATTTCTGCGGCATCGGCGGCGTATATGATGGCGACCTCGGCGCTTCGATGGTCAACGACAAGACGCTCGGGCAGCGCATCACCGTGACCGGTCGCGTCATCGACGGCGCCGGAATGCCGCTCAGGGACGCACTTCTCGAAATCTGGCAGGCGGACGCAGCCGGGCTCTACAATTCCCCGTCGGAGCTGCGCGGTATGGCGGACCCGAACTTTACCGGCTGGGGACGCTCACCGACGAGCGACGAGGACGGCGTCTTCACGTTCGAGACGGTGAAGCCGGGCCGCGTTCCATTCCATGACGGCCGGCTGATGGCCCCGCATGTCAGCTTCTGGATCGTCGCGCGCGGCATCAATATCGGCCTTCACACGCGCATGTATTTCCCAGACGAGGCGGCGGCGAATGCCGAAGATCCGTTGCTTGCCCGCATCGAGCAACGCCACCGGGCCAAGACGCTTGTCGCGGCGGGTCAGGCGCCTAATTATGTCTTCGACATTCATCTCCAGGGCGAGAAGGAAACGGTCTTCCTGGATATATGA
- a CDS encoding 3-carboxy-cis,cis-muconate cycloisomerase, whose translation MTYSAFDHPYLSGLLGDEAVAAEFSVVADVRAMLAFEAALARAEARHGVIPEAAANRIAEACRGFSPDVGAMRRATAIDGVVVPELVRQLRRAVGEEAAEHVHFGASSQDVVDTSLMLRLKAIAELFSGRIGDVVTALEACGRHWGERTLTAHTRMQPAIPITVADRMRSWIEPLFDHQDRLDATGTDIFTVQFGGAAGTLEKLKGKADIVRATLAEELALVDCPQWHSQRLPIADFAHLLSLVTGSLGKFGQDVALMAQAGDEIVLAGGGGSSAMPHKQNPVAAEVLVTLARFNATQNSAIHQSLVHEQERSGSAWTLEWLILPQMVGATAAALRLAAELAGNVRRLGRV comes from the coding sequence ATGACCTATTCGGCCTTCGATCACCCCTATCTTTCCGGTCTTCTGGGAGACGAAGCAGTGGCGGCGGAATTCTCCGTCGTCGCCGATGTTCGCGCCATGCTGGCCTTCGAGGCGGCGCTTGCGCGTGCCGAGGCGCGCCACGGCGTCATCCCCGAGGCCGCCGCCAACCGCATTGCCGAGGCATGCCGTGGCTTCTCTCCGGACGTCGGCGCCATGCGCCGGGCAACTGCCATCGACGGTGTCGTCGTTCCCGAGCTCGTGCGGCAATTGCGCCGGGCGGTCGGCGAAGAGGCGGCGGAACATGTCCATTTCGGAGCCAGCAGCCAGGACGTGGTCGATACCAGCCTCATGCTGAGGCTGAAGGCGATCGCGGAACTTTTCTCCGGCCGGATCGGCGACGTCGTGACGGCGCTCGAAGCTTGCGGGCGGCACTGGGGCGAGCGTACGCTGACCGCCCATACGCGGATGCAGCCGGCGATCCCGATTACAGTGGCCGACCGCATGCGGAGCTGGATCGAGCCGCTGTTCGACCATCAGGACAGGCTGGATGCCACGGGAACGGACATTTTTACGGTGCAGTTCGGAGGAGCCGCCGGCACGCTCGAAAAGCTCAAGGGCAAGGCCGATATCGTCCGCGCGACGCTGGCGGAGGAACTCGCGCTGGTCGACTGCCCGCAATGGCACAGCCAGCGTCTGCCGATCGCTGATTTCGCCCACCTCCTGTCGCTCGTCACCGGCAGCCTCGGCAAGTTCGGTCAGGACGTGGCGCTGATGGCGCAGGCGGGAGACGAGATCGTGCTTGCTGGCGGCGGCGGCTCCTCGGCCATGCCGCACAAGCAGAACCCGGTCGCCGCGGAGGTGCTGGTGACGCTCGCCCGCTTCAACGCGACGCAGAATTCCGCCATCCACCAGTCGCTGGTGCACGAGCAGGAGCGGTCGGGCTCCGCCTGGACGCTCGAATGGCTGATCCTGCCGCAGATGGTCGGCGCTACGGCGGCCGCATTGAGGCTCGCCGCCGAGCTCGCCGGCAATGTCCGGCGGCTGGGGCGGGTGTGA
- a CDS encoding malto-oligosyltrehalose synthase: MHLPDATYRLQFRNGMDFAKAVELIPHLVGLGISHLYASPVFTAVRGSTHGYDIVDYNEIDPALGGYDGFVRLAHALKAEGLGLILDIVPNHMAAHLENDWWHSAIEWGRLSEFADYFDVDWREPLTLPFLGRSFEEEVAAGNLRLAYDHERRCLALRYYEALYPLNPASYAAIPRNGNAVLERLAAAAGTAERKAAAQFHAEIASVVATPSLAAELDQCLARFSADTLDRLHRRQSWRLMSWQTARDKLSYRRFFEVAGLIGMRVEDDAVFTDTHRLALALVREGLIDGLRIDHIDGLADPKGYLDRLRREAGDGTYIVVEKILGENETLPSEWPVDGTTGYEFISALADLLSDETPSSWLSSEERRSAADEAVTGCKLQVLSRNFNTEVRRLTGLAARFTGDGAPDQNERTGEAISQLMAALPVYRTYVGDRAAGARDSHILDAAAAKAAARAPAVGAEIAAIVPALRLPIDSADGKLRSEFRTRFQQLSGAIMAKAVEDTFFYRRGDYLAANEVGASPLWTPGGVGRFHATMQDRASRMPHGLSATSTHDTKRGEDARARLHVISEAPDVWAAAVDRWHGMNAESMGRLPAGEEPDASVEQFLYQSLFGAWPIAPLGDEDDLIFLQERMVDFAVKALREAKLRTSWDDPNERYEAAIKAFLGDLLDRRNRSFLGDFEKTAGPFIHAGLINSLSQTLVKLTAPGIPDIYQGSERVDLSLVDPDNRRGSSPRPSPSRLPQAPPIGDFEDCKQTLISIGLNYRRGRGADCLARGDYRAVRVEGPGARHAAAFMRRSRNGFALTVVPRLVFGQTVDGRLSIRPELWRNAFLALPEGCQFKPMCNLLTGGITEPRPLLAVADILRDFPVALLVEA; encoded by the coding sequence ATGCATCTGCCCGACGCAACCTACCGTCTCCAATTCCGCAACGGGATGGACTTCGCAAAAGCCGTGGAGTTGATCCCGCACCTCGTCGGGCTCGGCATATCTCACCTCTACGCCTCGCCCGTTTTCACCGCGGTCCGCGGGTCAACCCATGGCTACGACATCGTCGACTACAACGAGATCGACCCGGCCCTGGGCGGCTACGACGGATTCGTGCGGCTCGCTCATGCGCTGAAAGCCGAAGGACTCGGTCTCATTCTGGACATCGTCCCGAACCACATGGCCGCGCATCTCGAGAATGACTGGTGGCACAGCGCGATCGAATGGGGCCGCCTTAGCGAATTTGCCGACTATTTCGACGTCGACTGGCGGGAGCCGCTTACGCTCCCCTTCCTCGGGCGCTCGTTTGAGGAAGAGGTCGCAGCCGGCAATCTGCGCCTTGCATACGACCACGAGCGCCGCTGCCTGGCGCTCCGCTATTACGAGGCTCTCTATCCGCTCAATCCCGCGAGCTATGCGGCGATCCCGCGCAACGGCAATGCCGTGCTCGAAAGGCTCGCGGCTGCCGCCGGCACGGCCGAACGGAAAGCCGCCGCACAATTCCACGCGGAAATCGCCTCTGTCGTCGCGACGCCATCGCTCGCTGCCGAGCTCGACCAATGTCTCGCCCGGTTCTCCGCAGACACACTCGACCGGCTGCATCGGAGGCAATCCTGGCGGCTGATGAGCTGGCAGACGGCGCGGGACAAGCTCAGCTACCGGCGGTTTTTCGAGGTCGCCGGCCTCATCGGCATGCGCGTAGAAGATGACGCGGTCTTCACGGATACCCACCGGCTTGCGCTCGCCCTGGTCCGGGAAGGCCTGATCGATGGGCTCAGGATCGATCACATCGACGGCCTGGCCGATCCCAAGGGCTATCTCGACCGGCTCCGCCGGGAGGCCGGCGACGGCACCTATATCGTCGTCGAGAAAATACTCGGCGAGAACGAAACGCTGCCGTCCGAGTGGCCGGTCGACGGAACCACGGGCTACGAGTTCATATCGGCCCTCGCGGATCTCCTTTCAGACGAGACTCCCTCTTCGTGGCTTTCGAGCGAGGAAAGGCGATCGGCGGCCGACGAGGCGGTCACGGGATGCAAGCTTCAGGTCCTCAGCCGCAATTTCAATACGGAAGTCCGGCGGCTGACCGGACTGGCCGCTCGCTTCACAGGCGATGGGGCTCCGGATCAGAACGAGCGGACCGGTGAGGCCATTTCCCAGTTGATGGCCGCACTGCCCGTCTATCGGACCTATGTCGGCGACCGGGCGGCCGGAGCGCGCGACAGCCACATCCTCGACGCAGCCGCAGCGAAGGCAGCGGCGCGCGCGCCCGCCGTCGGCGCCGAGATCGCAGCGATCGTTCCCGCACTCAGGCTGCCGATCGACTCGGCCGACGGCAAGCTGCGCTCTGAATTCCGTACGCGCTTTCAGCAGTTGAGCGGCGCGATCATGGCCAAGGCGGTCGAGGATACCTTCTTCTATCGGAGAGGCGATTACCTCGCGGCGAACGAGGTGGGTGCCTCCCCCTTATGGACGCCCGGCGGCGTCGGCCGCTTTCATGCGACGATGCAGGATCGCGCAAGCCGGATGCCGCACGGCCTGTCGGCGACTTCCACGCACGACACCAAGCGGGGTGAAGATGCGCGCGCCCGGCTCCACGTCATCAGCGAGGCACCGGACGTCTGGGCCGCAGCGGTGGACCGCTGGCACGGGATGAATGCGGAGAGCATGGGCCGACTCCCGGCCGGCGAGGAACCGGACGCTTCGGTCGAGCAATTCCTCTATCAGAGCCTGTTCGGTGCCTGGCCCATCGCGCCCCTTGGGGACGAAGACGATCTGATCTTTCTGCAGGAGCGGATGGTCGATTTCGCCGTGAAGGCGCTGCGGGAGGCAAAGCTCAGGACAAGCTGGGACGATCCGAACGAGCGCTATGAAGCAGCGATCAAGGCCTTTCTCGGCGATCTCCTGGATCGCCGGAACCGGTCCTTCCTCGGCGATTTCGAGAAAACGGCCGGACCGTTCATCCATGCCGGCCTGATCAACAGCCTCTCGCAAACGCTGGTGAAGCTCACCGCGCCCGGCATTCCCGATATCTATCAGGGCAGCGAACGCGTCGACCTTTCCCTCGTCGATCCCGACAACCGCCGCGGCTCTTCACCGCGCCCCTCACCTTCCCGGCTGCCGCAAGCGCCGCCGATCGGCGATTTCGAGGACTGCAAGCAGACGCTGATCTCGATAGGCCTGAACTATCGCCGGGGGCGCGGCGCGGATTGTCTTGCGAGAGGCGACTATCGCGCGGTGCGCGTCGAAGGTCCGGGCGCCCGTCACGCCGCCGCTTTCATGCGTCGCAGCAGGAATGGCTTTGCGCTCACAGTCGTCCCACGGCTTGTCTTCGGCCAGACGGTCGACGGCCGCCTGTCCATCCGTCCGGAACTGTGGCGAAACGCCTTCCTCGCCTTGCCCGAGGGCTGCCAGTTCAAGCCCATGTGCAATCTCCTGACCGGCGGCATCACCGAGCCTCGGCCTCTTCTTGCCGTGGCGGACATCCTGCGGGACTTCCCTGTCGCCTTGCTGGTCGAGGCGTGA
- the msuE gene encoding FMN reductase, with translation MPQTRVVGISGNITRPSRTRAFVDHIVHRLAVDAGASAQTFDIEDFGASLPPARRLDELAPEARYVVGQMLAADILVVGSPTFKGSYTGLFKHVFDLLDPSSLRGKPVILAATGGGERHSLMVEHQLRPLFGFFEALAIPTTIYASDKDFADGSLASEAIHERVGRAVGEATQALARTARASLAA, from the coding sequence ATGCCGCAGACACGAGTGGTGGGTATTTCAGGCAATATCACGCGTCCGTCCAGGACACGCGCATTCGTGGACCATATCGTCCACCGGCTGGCGGTTGATGCAGGGGCGTCGGCGCAGACCTTCGATATCGAAGACTTCGGGGCGTCGCTGCCCCCTGCGAGAAGGCTCGACGAACTCGCACCGGAAGCGCGCTATGTCGTCGGCCAGATGCTTGCAGCCGACATTCTGGTGGTGGGGTCGCCGACCTTCAAGGGAAGCTATACCGGCCTCTTCAAGCACGTCTTCGACCTGCTCGATCCCTCCTCGCTTCGCGGCAAGCCCGTCATCCTCGCCGCCACCGGAGGCGGGGAACGCCACTCGCTGATGGTGGAGCATCAGTTGCGGCCACTGTTCGGCTTCTTCGAGGCATTGGCGATCCCGACCACGATCTACGCTTCCGACAAGGACTTTGCCGACGGCTCTCTCGCCTCCGAGGCGATCCATGAACGCGTCGGCAGGGCGGTCGGCGAGGCAACGCAGGCGCTCGCGCGCACCGCCAGGGCAAGCCTGGCGGCTTAA
- a CDS encoding LLM class flavin-dependent oxidoreductase: protein MTRQIKLGAFLPGGGQHIAAWRHPGAPADGATNFEFHRRLAETAERGLFDAYFLADNLSVGLGGREGGNAKIAGFEPVTLFAALAPLTSHLGFIATASTTYEEPYTLARKFASLDLLSNGRAGWNVVTSAGDETARNFNRETQPSHADRYERAHEHVETVKALWDSWEDDAFIRDKATGRFFDAGRVHDIDHKGKHFSVKGPLNAPRPVQGHPVVVQAGQSEDGRRLAAASAEVIFTAQQNLASAQEFYRDIKARVKHAGRNPDHVLIMPGVAPFVGRTEEEARSKYEELNALIVPEDGVALLNGLTGGTLDLTGYPLDGPLPVSNETEGMKSRQALIRKIADEHSFTIRQLYQWIATARGHCTVVGSAEQVADQLEEWFLSEAADGFNILPPWLPGALDDFVDLVVPILQRRGLFRTAYEGRTLRENLGLPRPANPWTLARATVQAAE from the coding sequence ATGACCAGACAGATCAAGCTTGGAGCCTTTCTTCCCGGCGGCGGCCAGCATATTGCCGCCTGGAGGCATCCGGGCGCTCCGGCAGATGGTGCCACCAATTTCGAATTCCACAGAAGGCTCGCCGAGACCGCGGAGCGCGGCCTGTTCGACGCCTATTTTCTCGCCGACAACCTCTCCGTCGGGCTTGGCGGCCGCGAAGGCGGCAATGCGAAGATCGCCGGTTTCGAGCCTGTCACTCTCTTTGCAGCACTCGCGCCGCTGACGAGCCATCTGGGCTTCATCGCCACGGCATCGACGACCTATGAGGAGCCCTACACGCTCGCCCGCAAGTTCGCCTCGCTGGACCTTCTGTCCAACGGGCGGGCAGGCTGGAACGTGGTCACCTCCGCCGGGGACGAGACGGCGCGCAACTTCAACAGAGAGACGCAGCCGAGCCACGCCGACCGATACGAGCGCGCACACGAGCACGTCGAGACCGTCAAGGCTCTATGGGACAGCTGGGAAGATGATGCCTTCATCCGCGACAAGGCGACCGGCCGCTTCTTCGATGCCGGCCGGGTTCACGACATCGACCACAAGGGCAAGCATTTCAGCGTCAAAGGACCGCTGAACGCGCCGCGTCCCGTCCAAGGACATCCGGTCGTGGTGCAGGCGGGGCAATCCGAGGACGGACGCAGGCTTGCGGCGGCCAGTGCCGAGGTGATCTTCACCGCCCAACAGAACCTCGCTTCGGCGCAGGAGTTCTACCGCGACATCAAGGCACGCGTGAAGCACGCCGGGCGCAACCCCGACCATGTGCTGATCATGCCGGGGGTGGCTCCTTTTGTCGGCCGGACCGAAGAGGAGGCGCGCTCCAAATATGAAGAGCTGAATGCGTTGATCGTGCCGGAGGACGGCGTGGCGCTGTTGAATGGCCTGACCGGCGGCACGCTCGACCTGACGGGATATCCGCTCGATGGGCCCTTGCCCGTCAGCAATGAGACAGAAGGAATGAAAAGCCGGCAGGCGCTGATCCGAAAGATCGCGGACGAGCATAGCTTCACCATCCGCCAGCTCTATCAGTGGATCGCGACGGCACGCGGTCACTGCACCGTCGTCGGCAGCGCCGAGCAGGTCGCCGATCAGCTCGAGGAGTGGTTCCTGAGCGAAGCCGCCGACGGTTTCAACATCCTGCCGCCATGGCTTCCGGGCGCGCTCGACGATTTCGTCGATCTGGTCGTCCCCATACTGCAGAGACGCGGCCTGTTCCGCACCGCCTACGAGGGGCGGACGCTGCGGGAAAATCTCGGACTTCCCCGTCCGGCGAACCCGTGGACTTTGGCGCGCGCGACCGTTCAGGCGGCCGAGTAA
- a CDS encoding ABC transporter permease, with the protein MSLQELDRSILHEGGSVSAKADEYLRRSGAAAGSWLSRYGLLIAFLALWQAASTAGWINPAVFPSVGAILSALWTGISGGALLDDIAISLQRSGTAFVGAVVLAIPLGLLMGQVRPIENALDPVLQLFRQTSALALYPVFILLLGLGEASKVFVIFWATLFPLLLNTINGVKEVDSKLIEMARVYGASRLTVFRRVVLPGAVPSIFVGLRLSATTALLLLIASEMIGANKGIGFQVMNAQYNFQIPLMFAAIFILAGLGLVSNYALVFAQRRLCRWSDASN; encoded by the coding sequence ATGAGCTTGCAGGAACTCGACAGGTCGATCCTCCACGAAGGCGGCAGCGTCAGCGCAAAAGCGGACGAGTATCTCCGCCGGTCAGGCGCCGCCGCCGGCAGCTGGCTGTCGCGCTACGGACTGCTCATCGCCTTTCTTGCGCTCTGGCAGGCGGCCAGCACCGCCGGCTGGATCAATCCGGCCGTGTTTCCGTCCGTCGGTGCCATCCTTTCCGCCCTGTGGACGGGAATTTCCGGCGGAGCCTTGCTCGACGACATCGCGATCAGTCTTCAGCGCTCCGGAACCGCCTTCGTCGGGGCGGTGGTCCTAGCCATACCGCTCGGTCTCTTGATGGGGCAGGTGCGTCCGATCGAGAACGCGCTCGATCCCGTCCTCCAGCTTTTCCGCCAGACGTCCGCGCTCGCTCTCTATCCAGTTTTCATTCTGCTTCTCGGACTCGGCGAGGCGTCGAAAGTCTTCGTCATCTTCTGGGCGACGCTCTTCCCGTTGCTTCTGAATACCATCAACGGGGTCAAGGAAGTGGATTCGAAGCTGATCGAGATGGCGCGCGTCTATGGCGCGTCGCGTCTCACTGTGTTCCGTCGCGTGGTTCTTCCGGGCGCCGTTCCTTCGATCTTCGTCGGCCTGCGCCTGAGTGCGACGACTGCCCTGCTGCTGCTCATCGCATCCGAGATGATCGGGGCCAATAAGGGCATCGGGTTCCAGGTCATGAACGCCCAGTACAATTTCCAGATTCCCCTGATGTTCGCGGCGATCTTCATTCTCGCCGGGCTGGGGCTCGTCTCCAACTACGCGCTGGTCTTTGCGCAGCGCCGCCTCTGCCGCTGGAGCGACGCCTCGAACTAG
- a CDS encoding ABC transporter substrate-binding protein → MTISIRALAFGSLLSIGLSSLAAAEAPEPVTLRFLASQGSLSPHELAYELGYFDSLGIRLENVGYAGGGPASLFALASGSVDIGSAATAAVINSIAGGNDFVAAFPTNGINEQVKSIFYVLDDSPIRSIEDIAGKTIAVNTLGAHLDYAVREALHSKGLPENAANLVVVPGPQLEQTLRSNQVDIAAVGYWQATFNGQILDHGGVRAVFDDTDVLGEIAGGFAVLRRDFVEKNPEAAKNFVEQSARAADWSREHPEEARAVLARILTERGENGDLARHWTGFGLRKGAQATERDLDFWIGVLEREGSLPQGKYKVSDLLFRPDATSAAAN, encoded by the coding sequence ATGACGATTTCCATTCGCGCCCTCGCATTCGGCAGCCTGTTGTCGATCGGGCTTTCCAGCCTTGCAGCAGCAGAAGCTCCGGAACCGGTGACGCTGCGGTTCCTCGCGAGCCAGGGCAGCCTGTCGCCGCACGAACTCGCCTATGAGCTCGGCTATTTCGACAGCCTCGGCATCAGGCTTGAGAATGTCGGTTATGCGGGAGGCGGGCCCGCATCCCTGTTCGCGCTTGCCTCCGGCAGCGTCGACATCGGCTCGGCGGCGACCGCAGCCGTCATCAACTCGATCGCCGGCGGAAACGATTTCGTCGCGGCCTTTCCGACCAACGGCATCAACGAGCAGGTCAAGAGCATATTCTACGTGCTCGACGACAGCCCGATCAGGTCCATCGAGGACATCGCAGGTAAGACGATTGCGGTGAATACGCTCGGGGCGCATCTCGACTATGCGGTACGCGAGGCGCTGCACAGCAAGGGTTTGCCCGAAAACGCAGCAAACCTCGTCGTCGTACCCGGGCCGCAGCTCGAACAGACGCTCCGGTCGAACCAGGTCGACATCGCCGCCGTGGGATACTGGCAGGCGACCTTCAACGGCCAGATCTTGGATCACGGCGGGGTGCGCGCGGTCTTCGACGACACGGATGTGCTCGGCGAAATTGCCGGCGGTTTTGCGGTTCTCAGGCGGGATTTCGTCGAAAAGAATCCGGAGGCCGCCAAAAACTTCGTTGAACAATCCGCGCGCGCCGCCGACTGGTCACGCGAGCATCCGGAAGAAGCGCGCGCCGTGCTCGCCCGTATTCTGACCGAGCGCGGCGAAAACGGCGATCTCGCGAGGCATTGGACGGGATTCGGTCTACGAAAGGGCGCGCAAGCGACCGAGCGCGATCTGGATTTCTGGATCGGCGTTCTCGAACGCGAGGGCAGCCTGCCGCAGGGCAAATATAAGGTTTCCGATCTTCTGTTCCGGCCGGACGCGACGTCCGCCGCGGCGAATTGA
- a CDS encoding ABC transporter ATP-binding protein — protein sequence MAEVRSLRKGEVALRDLSKSFRINGRRLSVLRNLNLDIRSGECLAIVGASGSGKTTLLRVLAGLETADAGRVLIDGRPVAGVGKERAVIFQEPRLLPWLTVLGNVAFGLKVRGEDSGRAEELARHYISLVGLADFQDAYPKQLSGGMAQRVGLARALTVKPEILLLDEPLGALDAMTKLTMQQELERIWREENVTMVLVTHDLEEAIYLADRVLVLPKQQDGAPRVIDIDLPRPRDRSGARFVRYRQELLREFGLH from the coding sequence ATGGCTGAAGTCAGAAGCCTGCGCAAAGGGGAGGTGGCGTTGCGCGATCTCTCGAAATCCTTCCGGATCAACGGGCGGCGGCTCAGCGTCCTCAGGAACCTCAATCTGGACATCCGGTCCGGGGAATGCCTTGCAATCGTCGGGGCGAGCGGATCGGGCAAGACGACATTGCTGCGGGTTCTCGCGGGTCTCGAAACGGCCGATGCGGGCCGGGTATTGATCGACGGCCGGCCGGTTGCCGGTGTCGGCAAGGAGCGCGCCGTCATTTTCCAGGAGCCGCGGCTGCTTCCCTGGCTGACGGTTCTCGGCAATGTGGCCTTCGGCCTGAAGGTGCGAGGCGAGGATTCCGGACGCGCCGAGGAGCTTGCACGTCACTACATTTCGCTTGTCGGCCTTGCCGATTTCCAGGATGCCTATCCGAAGCAGCTTTCCGGTGGAATGGCGCAGCGGGTCGGGCTTGCGCGAGCGCTGACGGTAAAGCCCGAGATCCTGCTGCTGGACGAGCCGCTGGGCGCCCTCGATGCGATGACGAAACTGACGATGCAGCAGGAGCTCGAGCGCATCTGGCGGGAGGAGAACGTGACGATGGTTCTGGTCACGCATGATCTCGAGGAGGCCATCTATCTGGCGGATCGTGTCCTGGTACTGCCGAAGCAACAGGACGGAGCGCCGAGAGTGATCGACATCGACTTGCCCCGGCCGCGCGATCGCAGCGGCGCACGCTTCGTGCGCTACAGGCAGGAACTGCTTCGGGAATTCGGGCTGCACTGA